A single region of the Hirundo rustica isolate bHirRus1 chromosome 17, bHirRus1.pri.v3, whole genome shotgun sequence genome encodes:
- the ANKRD13A gene encoding ankyrin repeat domain-containing protein 13A isoform X2 has translation MAGGRAKPRPGEGGVCAGMSSPGEASSAFPLHVLVWNNDYRRLDEELQDQDVDQRDPRGRTLLHLAVSLGYIESAKVLLQHKADVTKENAQGWTVLHEAVSTGDPEMVQLILQHRDYQQTSMTLGGVPELLQKINETPDFYVEMKWEFTSWVPLVSRVCPSDVCRIWKSRAKLRVDITLLGFENMSWERGRRTVIFKGEDTGGWAELIEINHDEKFVTTERFEISQHMKRLTLGSMTPKRKDVERRLTSPIISTCLDTKNIAFERTTSGFWVWRTEKSEGVNGYEAKVYMANNVNVITRIRTEHLTEEEKRRYKADRNPLESFLGTVEHECGAQSMSRTTEYAAINNPTDISLEEYFNPDFDLNGRDIGRPKEVTVRTQKFKATLWMSEEFPLSLMEQVTPIIDLMARTSAHFARLRDFITLEFPPGFPVKIEIPLFHVLNARITFENVNSCRTAEGTSPGGAQSDAGANFEVDQSVFEIPKSYQIQDDGRNIHVQDEDNEIMQFAIQQSLLESGANKDLGVHFNGEVAYSSDLNMQYQRALQESFLTRTGNSHSGSSSETSSFEKDLQLAMELSVREQEEQEKQRKEKEDAELQQVLQLSLVEK, from the exons ATGGCGGGCGGGCGAGCGAAACCAAGGCCGGGCGAAGGCGGG GTGTGTGCCGGGATGAGCTCCCCAGGCGAGGCCAGCAGCGCCTTCCCCCTCCACGTCCTGGTCTGGAATAACGACTACAGGCGGCTGGACGAGGAGCTGCAGGACCAG GATGTTGACCAGCGGGATCCCCGGGGCCGGACCTTGCTGCACTTGGCTGTTTCCTTGGGTTACATAGAGTCTGCCAAGGTCCTCCTGCAGCACAAGGCAGATGTGACCAAGGAGAACGCGCAGGGATGGACGG ttttgcaCGAGGCTGTCAGCACAGGCGATCCAGAGATGGTCCAGCTGATCCTGCAGCATCGGGACTACCAGCAGACCTCCATGACCCTGGGAGGAGTTCCTGAGTTACTGCAGAAAATTAATGAG acTCCTGACTTTTATGTGGAAATGAAATGGGAGTTCACTAGCTGGG TGCCCCTGGTTTCCAGGGTGTGCCCGAGCGACGTGTGCCGCATCTGGAAGAGCCGGGCCAAGCTGCGCGTCGACATCACCTTGCTGGGCTTCGAGAACatgagctgggagaggggcaggaggactGTCATCTTCAAGGGAGAAG ACACTGGTGGCTGGGCAGAGCTCATCGAGATCAACCACGATGAGAAGTTTGTCACGACGGAGAGGTTTGAGATCTCGCAGCACATGAAGCGTTTGACGCTGGGATCGATGACGCCCAAGAGGAAAGATGTGGAGAGGCGCCTTACATCTCCAATCATCAGCACGTGCCTTGATACCAAGAACATTGCTTTTGAAAG AACCACATCTGGATTCTGGGTATGGAGGACAGAAAAATCAGAAGGTGTCAATGGTTATGAAGCCAAG GTCTACATGGCAAACAACGTGAACGTGATCACACGGATCAGAACGGAGCATTtaacagaagaggagaaaaggagatatAAAG CTGACAGGAACCCTCTGGAATCATTCCTGGGGACAGTGGAGCATGAGTGTGGTGCTCAG AGTATGTCCAGGACGACAGAGTATGCTGCAATCAACAATCCCACGGATATTTCTCTGGAGGAATACTTCAACCCAGATTTTGATTTGAATGGCAGAGACATAGGAAGACCAAAGGAAGTCACTGTTAGAACACAGAA GTTTAAAGCAACCTTGTGGATGAGTGAAGAGTTCCCCTTGTCTCTTATGGAACAAGTCACTCCAATCATCGACCTGATGGCCAGAACCAGTGCTCATTTTGCCAGACTTAGGGACTTCATCACTCTGGAATTTCCACCAGGATTTCCTGTCAAAATCG AAATCCCCCTGTTTCACGTGCTGAATGCCCGAATTACTTTTGAGAATGTCAacagctgcaggacagctgAGGGAACCTCTCCTGGAGGTGCCCAGAGCGATGCAG GTGCTAATTTTGAGGTCGACCAGTCGGTGTTTGAGATCCCCAAATCCTACCAGATCCAGGATGACGGCAGGAACATCCATGTGCAGGATGAGGATAACGAGATCATGCAGTTTGCCATCCAGCAGAGCTTGTTGGAGTCTGGTGCAAATAAA GACCTGGGGGTGCATTTCAATGGAGAAGTTGCATATTCCTCAGACCTCAACATGCAGTATCAGAG GGCACTGCAGGAGAGCTTTCTGACAAGAACGGGGAACTCCCACAGCGGCAGCTCCAGTGAAACTTCCAGCTTTGAGAAGGACTTGCAGCTCGCCATGGAGCTGTCTgtgagggagcaggaggaacagGAGAAGCAgcggaaggaaaaggaagatgcAGAGCTCCAGCAAGTTTTACAGCTCTCTCTTGTGGAAAAATAG
- the ANKRD13A gene encoding ankyrin repeat domain-containing protein 13A isoform X1, with amino-acid sequence MAGGRAKPRPGEGGVRAASAEPSPRAEGNGRAAGGTFHLPPAEGEEEQLPFSVRLSVAVCAGMSSPGEASSAFPLHVLVWNNDYRRLDEELQDQDVDQRDPRGRTLLHLAVSLGYIESAKVLLQHKADVTKENAQGWTVLHEAVSTGDPEMVQLILQHRDYQQTSMTLGGVPELLQKINETPDFYVEMKWEFTSWVPLVSRVCPSDVCRIWKSRAKLRVDITLLGFENMSWERGRRTVIFKGEDTGGWAELIEINHDEKFVTTERFEISQHMKRLTLGSMTPKRKDVERRLTSPIISTCLDTKNIAFERTTSGFWVWRTEKSEGVNGYEAKVYMANNVNVITRIRTEHLTEEEKRRYKADRNPLESFLGTVEHECGAQSMSRTTEYAAINNPTDISLEEYFNPDFDLNGRDIGRPKEVTVRTQKFKATLWMSEEFPLSLMEQVTPIIDLMARTSAHFARLRDFITLEFPPGFPVKIEIPLFHVLNARITFENVNSCRTAEGTSPGGAQSDAGANFEVDQSVFEIPKSYQIQDDGRNIHVQDEDNEIMQFAIQQSLLESGANKDLGVHFNGEVAYSSDLNMQYQRALQESFLTRTGNSHSGSSSETSSFEKDLQLAMELSVREQEEQEKQRKEKEDAELQQVLQLSLVEK; translated from the exons ATGGCGGGCGGGCGAGCGAAACCAAGGCCGGGCGAAGGCGGGGTGAGAGCAGCCAGCGCTGAGCCCTCCCCCCGCGCGGAAGGCAATGGGAGAGCTGCGGGAGGGACGTTCCATCTGCCGCCCgcagagggggaggaggagcagcttcCGTTTTCCGTGCGGTTGTCCGTGGCG GTGTGTGCCGGGATGAGCTCCCCAGGCGAGGCCAGCAGCGCCTTCCCCCTCCACGTCCTGGTCTGGAATAACGACTACAGGCGGCTGGACGAGGAGCTGCAGGACCAG GATGTTGACCAGCGGGATCCCCGGGGCCGGACCTTGCTGCACTTGGCTGTTTCCTTGGGTTACATAGAGTCTGCCAAGGTCCTCCTGCAGCACAAGGCAGATGTGACCAAGGAGAACGCGCAGGGATGGACGG ttttgcaCGAGGCTGTCAGCACAGGCGATCCAGAGATGGTCCAGCTGATCCTGCAGCATCGGGACTACCAGCAGACCTCCATGACCCTGGGAGGAGTTCCTGAGTTACTGCAGAAAATTAATGAG acTCCTGACTTTTATGTGGAAATGAAATGGGAGTTCACTAGCTGGG TGCCCCTGGTTTCCAGGGTGTGCCCGAGCGACGTGTGCCGCATCTGGAAGAGCCGGGCCAAGCTGCGCGTCGACATCACCTTGCTGGGCTTCGAGAACatgagctgggagaggggcaggaggactGTCATCTTCAAGGGAGAAG ACACTGGTGGCTGGGCAGAGCTCATCGAGATCAACCACGATGAGAAGTTTGTCACGACGGAGAGGTTTGAGATCTCGCAGCACATGAAGCGTTTGACGCTGGGATCGATGACGCCCAAGAGGAAAGATGTGGAGAGGCGCCTTACATCTCCAATCATCAGCACGTGCCTTGATACCAAGAACATTGCTTTTGAAAG AACCACATCTGGATTCTGGGTATGGAGGACAGAAAAATCAGAAGGTGTCAATGGTTATGAAGCCAAG GTCTACATGGCAAACAACGTGAACGTGATCACACGGATCAGAACGGAGCATTtaacagaagaggagaaaaggagatatAAAG CTGACAGGAACCCTCTGGAATCATTCCTGGGGACAGTGGAGCATGAGTGTGGTGCTCAG AGTATGTCCAGGACGACAGAGTATGCTGCAATCAACAATCCCACGGATATTTCTCTGGAGGAATACTTCAACCCAGATTTTGATTTGAATGGCAGAGACATAGGAAGACCAAAGGAAGTCACTGTTAGAACACAGAA GTTTAAAGCAACCTTGTGGATGAGTGAAGAGTTCCCCTTGTCTCTTATGGAACAAGTCACTCCAATCATCGACCTGATGGCCAGAACCAGTGCTCATTTTGCCAGACTTAGGGACTTCATCACTCTGGAATTTCCACCAGGATTTCCTGTCAAAATCG AAATCCCCCTGTTTCACGTGCTGAATGCCCGAATTACTTTTGAGAATGTCAacagctgcaggacagctgAGGGAACCTCTCCTGGAGGTGCCCAGAGCGATGCAG GTGCTAATTTTGAGGTCGACCAGTCGGTGTTTGAGATCCCCAAATCCTACCAGATCCAGGATGACGGCAGGAACATCCATGTGCAGGATGAGGATAACGAGATCATGCAGTTTGCCATCCAGCAGAGCTTGTTGGAGTCTGGTGCAAATAAA GACCTGGGGGTGCATTTCAATGGAGAAGTTGCATATTCCTCAGACCTCAACATGCAGTATCAGAG GGCACTGCAGGAGAGCTTTCTGACAAGAACGGGGAACTCCCACAGCGGCAGCTCCAGTGAAACTTCCAGCTTTGAGAAGGACTTGCAGCTCGCCATGGAGCTGTCTgtgagggagcaggaggaacagGAGAAGCAgcggaaggaaaaggaagatgcAGAGCTCCAGCAAGTTTTACAGCTCTCTCTTGTGGAAAAATAG
- the ANKRD13A gene encoding ankyrin repeat domain-containing protein 13A isoform X3, with amino-acid sequence MSSPGEASSAFPLHVLVWNNDYRRLDEELQDQDVDQRDPRGRTLLHLAVSLGYIESAKVLLQHKADVTKENAQGWTVLHEAVSTGDPEMVQLILQHRDYQQTSMTLGGVPELLQKINETPDFYVEMKWEFTSWVPLVSRVCPSDVCRIWKSRAKLRVDITLLGFENMSWERGRRTVIFKGEDTGGWAELIEINHDEKFVTTERFEISQHMKRLTLGSMTPKRKDVERRLTSPIISTCLDTKNIAFERTTSGFWVWRTEKSEGVNGYEAKVYMANNVNVITRIRTEHLTEEEKRRYKADRNPLESFLGTVEHECGAQSMSRTTEYAAINNPTDISLEEYFNPDFDLNGRDIGRPKEVTVRTQKFKATLWMSEEFPLSLMEQVTPIIDLMARTSAHFARLRDFITLEFPPGFPVKIEIPLFHVLNARITFENVNSCRTAEGTSPGGAQSDAGANFEVDQSVFEIPKSYQIQDDGRNIHVQDEDNEIMQFAIQQSLLESGANKDLGVHFNGEVAYSSDLNMQYQRALQESFLTRTGNSHSGSSSETSSFEKDLQLAMELSVREQEEQEKQRKEKEDAELQQVLQLSLVEK; translated from the exons ATGAGCTCCCCAGGCGAGGCCAGCAGCGCCTTCCCCCTCCACGTCCTGGTCTGGAATAACGACTACAGGCGGCTGGACGAGGAGCTGCAGGACCAG GATGTTGACCAGCGGGATCCCCGGGGCCGGACCTTGCTGCACTTGGCTGTTTCCTTGGGTTACATAGAGTCTGCCAAGGTCCTCCTGCAGCACAAGGCAGATGTGACCAAGGAGAACGCGCAGGGATGGACGG ttttgcaCGAGGCTGTCAGCACAGGCGATCCAGAGATGGTCCAGCTGATCCTGCAGCATCGGGACTACCAGCAGACCTCCATGACCCTGGGAGGAGTTCCTGAGTTACTGCAGAAAATTAATGAG acTCCTGACTTTTATGTGGAAATGAAATGGGAGTTCACTAGCTGGG TGCCCCTGGTTTCCAGGGTGTGCCCGAGCGACGTGTGCCGCATCTGGAAGAGCCGGGCCAAGCTGCGCGTCGACATCACCTTGCTGGGCTTCGAGAACatgagctgggagaggggcaggaggactGTCATCTTCAAGGGAGAAG ACACTGGTGGCTGGGCAGAGCTCATCGAGATCAACCACGATGAGAAGTTTGTCACGACGGAGAGGTTTGAGATCTCGCAGCACATGAAGCGTTTGACGCTGGGATCGATGACGCCCAAGAGGAAAGATGTGGAGAGGCGCCTTACATCTCCAATCATCAGCACGTGCCTTGATACCAAGAACATTGCTTTTGAAAG AACCACATCTGGATTCTGGGTATGGAGGACAGAAAAATCAGAAGGTGTCAATGGTTATGAAGCCAAG GTCTACATGGCAAACAACGTGAACGTGATCACACGGATCAGAACGGAGCATTtaacagaagaggagaaaaggagatatAAAG CTGACAGGAACCCTCTGGAATCATTCCTGGGGACAGTGGAGCATGAGTGTGGTGCTCAG AGTATGTCCAGGACGACAGAGTATGCTGCAATCAACAATCCCACGGATATTTCTCTGGAGGAATACTTCAACCCAGATTTTGATTTGAATGGCAGAGACATAGGAAGACCAAAGGAAGTCACTGTTAGAACACAGAA GTTTAAAGCAACCTTGTGGATGAGTGAAGAGTTCCCCTTGTCTCTTATGGAACAAGTCACTCCAATCATCGACCTGATGGCCAGAACCAGTGCTCATTTTGCCAGACTTAGGGACTTCATCACTCTGGAATTTCCACCAGGATTTCCTGTCAAAATCG AAATCCCCCTGTTTCACGTGCTGAATGCCCGAATTACTTTTGAGAATGTCAacagctgcaggacagctgAGGGAACCTCTCCTGGAGGTGCCCAGAGCGATGCAG GTGCTAATTTTGAGGTCGACCAGTCGGTGTTTGAGATCCCCAAATCCTACCAGATCCAGGATGACGGCAGGAACATCCATGTGCAGGATGAGGATAACGAGATCATGCAGTTTGCCATCCAGCAGAGCTTGTTGGAGTCTGGTGCAAATAAA GACCTGGGGGTGCATTTCAATGGAGAAGTTGCATATTCCTCAGACCTCAACATGCAGTATCAGAG GGCACTGCAGGAGAGCTTTCTGACAAGAACGGGGAACTCCCACAGCGGCAGCTCCAGTGAAACTTCCAGCTTTGAGAAGGACTTGCAGCTCGCCATGGAGCTGTCTgtgagggagcaggaggaacagGAGAAGCAgcggaaggaaaaggaagatgcAGAGCTCCAGCAAGTTTTACAGCTCTCTCTTGTGGAAAAATAG
- the ANKRD13A gene encoding ankyrin repeat domain-containing protein 13A isoform X4, translating into MCKDVDQRDPRGRTLLHLAVSLGYIESAKVLLQHKADVTKENAQGWTVLHEAVSTGDPEMVQLILQHRDYQQTSMTLGGVPELLQKINETPDFYVEMKWEFTSWVPLVSRVCPSDVCRIWKSRAKLRVDITLLGFENMSWERGRRTVIFKGEDTGGWAELIEINHDEKFVTTERFEISQHMKRLTLGSMTPKRKDVERRLTSPIISTCLDTKNIAFERTTSGFWVWRTEKSEGVNGYEAKVYMANNVNVITRIRTEHLTEEEKRRYKADRNPLESFLGTVEHECGAQSMSRTTEYAAINNPTDISLEEYFNPDFDLNGRDIGRPKEVTVRTQKFKATLWMSEEFPLSLMEQVTPIIDLMARTSAHFARLRDFITLEFPPGFPVKIEIPLFHVLNARITFENVNSCRTAEGTSPGGAQSDAGANFEVDQSVFEIPKSYQIQDDGRNIHVQDEDNEIMQFAIQQSLLESGANKDLGVHFNGEVAYSSDLNMQYQRALQESFLTRTGNSHSGSSSETSSFEKDLQLAMELSVREQEEQEKQRKEKEDAELQQVLQLSLVEK; encoded by the exons ATGTGTAAG GATGTTGACCAGCGGGATCCCCGGGGCCGGACCTTGCTGCACTTGGCTGTTTCCTTGGGTTACATAGAGTCTGCCAAGGTCCTCCTGCAGCACAAGGCAGATGTGACCAAGGAGAACGCGCAGGGATGGACGG ttttgcaCGAGGCTGTCAGCACAGGCGATCCAGAGATGGTCCAGCTGATCCTGCAGCATCGGGACTACCAGCAGACCTCCATGACCCTGGGAGGAGTTCCTGAGTTACTGCAGAAAATTAATGAG acTCCTGACTTTTATGTGGAAATGAAATGGGAGTTCACTAGCTGGG TGCCCCTGGTTTCCAGGGTGTGCCCGAGCGACGTGTGCCGCATCTGGAAGAGCCGGGCCAAGCTGCGCGTCGACATCACCTTGCTGGGCTTCGAGAACatgagctgggagaggggcaggaggactGTCATCTTCAAGGGAGAAG ACACTGGTGGCTGGGCAGAGCTCATCGAGATCAACCACGATGAGAAGTTTGTCACGACGGAGAGGTTTGAGATCTCGCAGCACATGAAGCGTTTGACGCTGGGATCGATGACGCCCAAGAGGAAAGATGTGGAGAGGCGCCTTACATCTCCAATCATCAGCACGTGCCTTGATACCAAGAACATTGCTTTTGAAAG AACCACATCTGGATTCTGGGTATGGAGGACAGAAAAATCAGAAGGTGTCAATGGTTATGAAGCCAAG GTCTACATGGCAAACAACGTGAACGTGATCACACGGATCAGAACGGAGCATTtaacagaagaggagaaaaggagatatAAAG CTGACAGGAACCCTCTGGAATCATTCCTGGGGACAGTGGAGCATGAGTGTGGTGCTCAG AGTATGTCCAGGACGACAGAGTATGCTGCAATCAACAATCCCACGGATATTTCTCTGGAGGAATACTTCAACCCAGATTTTGATTTGAATGGCAGAGACATAGGAAGACCAAAGGAAGTCACTGTTAGAACACAGAA GTTTAAAGCAACCTTGTGGATGAGTGAAGAGTTCCCCTTGTCTCTTATGGAACAAGTCACTCCAATCATCGACCTGATGGCCAGAACCAGTGCTCATTTTGCCAGACTTAGGGACTTCATCACTCTGGAATTTCCACCAGGATTTCCTGTCAAAATCG AAATCCCCCTGTTTCACGTGCTGAATGCCCGAATTACTTTTGAGAATGTCAacagctgcaggacagctgAGGGAACCTCTCCTGGAGGTGCCCAGAGCGATGCAG GTGCTAATTTTGAGGTCGACCAGTCGGTGTTTGAGATCCCCAAATCCTACCAGATCCAGGATGACGGCAGGAACATCCATGTGCAGGATGAGGATAACGAGATCATGCAGTTTGCCATCCAGCAGAGCTTGTTGGAGTCTGGTGCAAATAAA GACCTGGGGGTGCATTTCAATGGAGAAGTTGCATATTCCTCAGACCTCAACATGCAGTATCAGAG GGCACTGCAGGAGAGCTTTCTGACAAGAACGGGGAACTCCCACAGCGGCAGCTCCAGTGAAACTTCCAGCTTTGAGAAGGACTTGCAGCTCGCCATGGAGCTGTCTgtgagggagcaggaggaacagGAGAAGCAgcggaaggaaaaggaagatgcAGAGCTCCAGCAAGTTTTACAGCTCTCTCTTGTGGAAAAATAG